One genomic segment of Arachis duranensis cultivar V14167 chromosome 4, aradu.V14167.gnm2.J7QH, whole genome shotgun sequence includes these proteins:
- the LOC110280658 gene encoding uncharacterized protein LOC110280658 has protein sequence MKKAAVTVAVFAEGAEAKEARNAGANIIGGKELIEDIASGNNKLKVDKCFSTLGMAPHLGKLGTLTSDIAGQLKELRQGCIDFKMENKSILHIGLEKVSYKEEALRENMDAFMNDVLLAKLAGLKSK, from the exons ATGAAGAAGGCAG CCGTCACTGTGGCTGTTTTTGCAGAAGGGGCAGAAGCAAAAGAAGCTAGAAATGCTGGAGCTAATATAATTGGTGGTAAAGAACTTATTGAGGATATTGCTA GTGGTAATAATAAACTTAAAGTTGACAAGTGCTTCTCAACTCTTGGAATGGCACCTCATCTTGGAAAG CTAGGTACTCTGACTAGTGATATTGCTGGTCAACTAAAAGAACTTAGGCAAGGCTGCATTGACTTTAAGatggaaaataaatcaattttgcATATTGGACTGGAAAAG GTAAGCTACAAAGAAGAGGCTTTACGAGAGAATATGGACGCATTTATGAATGATGTCTTGCTTGCCAAGCTTGCTGGCTTAAAGAGTAAGTAG
- the LOC107483747 gene encoding eukaryotic initiation factor 4A-3: protein MATTSVVPANRRRAANAAEELEFETTEGVKAIASFEEMGIKDDLLRGIYQYGFEKPSAIQQRAVTPIIQGRDVIAQAQSGTGKTSMIALTVCQFVDTSKREVQALILSPTRELASQTEKVILAIGDFINIQAHACIGGKSVGEDIRKLEYGVHVVSGTPGRVCDMIKRRTLRTRDIKMLVLDESDEMLSRGFKDQIYDVYRYLPPDLQVVLISATLPHEILEMTNKFMTDPIRILVKRDELTLEGIKQFFVAVEREEWKFDTLCDLYDTLTITQAVIFCNTKRKVDWLTEKMRNNNFTVSAMHGDMPQRERDAIMAEFRSGTTRVLITTDVWARGLDVQQVSLVINYDLPNNRELYIHRIGRSGRFGRKGVAINFVKSDDIKILRDIEQYYSTQIDEMPMNVADLI, encoded by the exons ATGGCGACGACGTCGGTGGTGCCGGCCAACCGGCGGCGTGCGGCGAACGCTGCGGAGGAGCTGGAGTTCGAGACGACGGAGGGGGTAAAGGCGATAGCGAGCTTCGAGGAGATGGGAATAAAGGACGATCTGCTCAGAGGGATCTACCAGTACGGATTCGAGAAACCCTCCGCAATCCAACAGCGTGCCGTGACGCCAATCATACAGGGCCGTGACGTCATCGCTCAGGCTCAATCTGGAACCGGCAAGACCTCCATGATTGCACTCACCGTTTGCCAGTTCGTTGATACCTCCAAGAGAGA AGTCCAGGCCTTAATATTGTCTCCAACAAGGGAACTGGCCTCACAGACTGAAAAGGTTATATTGGCTATTGGGGATTTCATAAACATACAAGCACATGCTTGCATTGGGGGTAAAAGTGTGGGAGAAGATATAAGGAAGCTTGAATATGGAGTTCACGTGGTGTCGGGAACTCCTGGTCGTGTCTGTGACATGATCAAGAGGAGAACATTGCGTACAAGAGATATAAAGATGCTAGTTCTT GATGAATCTGATGAAATGTTGAGCAGAGGGTTTAAAGATCAGATTTATGATGTGTACAGATATCTCCCCCCAGATCTTCAG GTTGTCTTGATTTCTGCTACCCTTCCTCATGAAATACTGGAAATGACAAACAAGTTCATGACAGATCCTATAAGGATTCTTGTAAAACGTGATGAGTTGACATTAGAG GGCATCAAGCAATTTTTTGTTGCCGTTGAAAGGGAAGAATGGAAATTTGATACCCTGTGTGATCTTTATGATACACTCACTATTACTCAAGCTGTTATATTCTGCAACACTAAGCGAAAG GTGGATTGGTTAACTGAGAAAATGCGTAACAATAATTTCACTGTCTCAGCAATGCATGGCGACATGCCACAGAGAGAAAGAGATGCAATCATGGCAGAGTTTCGCTCTGGTACAACTCGTGTACTAATAACAACAGATGTTTGGGCTCGTGGCCTTGATGTGCAGCAG GTTTCTCTAGTTATCAACTATGACCTTCCAAATAATCGAGAGCTCTACATTCATCGAATTGGCCGATCTGGACGATTTGGACGCAAG GGTGTTGCAATAAATTTTGTCAAAAGTGATGACATCAAGATCTTGAGAGATATTGAGCAATATTACAGTACTCAGATAGATGAAATGCCAATGAATGTTGCTGATCTTATATAA